One window of the Dreissena polymorpha isolate Duluth1 chromosome 5, UMN_Dpol_1.0, whole genome shotgun sequence genome contains the following:
- the LOC127881294 gene encoding uncharacterized protein LOC127881294, with translation MTKCDICKQEVSLGQIRNHVESCIATNLDHTETYLYTSQGNSDEELPESASEIIHQQGFSMEFHDLPEISSITSMVTLDNVHPGSENQLNGDYLSTLVKKCTTFCKSNDVSDPIHVLKIFQKEIVTGRPLELTEETSSTGIYGETNFILVDRGDLLKTAIEEIRAISDMRKCLEVQFYGECAADFGGPRKEFFSLVLQCIKEEYFEPVREWSDDYEAVGRILALSTLQNGRLPRIMSAELVEKVFNQVLPVDKYIQDLRKGLDSLGLVQLVQELPAVIHLFTPQQSNPLTLKMLTHLLKPQFSAEGSNRRQRENSTYTLFIKYMREAASGRRGAVNLGSILRFATGTEEEPALGFALQPSIQFMESANFLPTANTCINRMNLSLPDESNPLPLQEELFNLFDLAFCNTFFGLE, from the exons ATGACAAAGTGTGACATATGCAAACAGGAAGTTTCTTTAGGTCAAATACGTAACCATGTTGAGTCCTGTATAGCCACAAATCTGGACCATACAGAAACGTACCTGTATACTTCACAGGGAAATTCAGATGAAGAACTTCCTGAAAGTGCTTCAGAGATAATTCATCAACAG GGgttttccatggaattccatgatTTACCAGAGATTTCCAGCATAACTTCCATGGtgaccctggacaatgtacacccgggcaGTGAGAACCAGCTTAATGGAGATTATTTAAGTACATTAGTTAAAAAGTGTACTACATTTTGTAAATCCAATGATGTGTCTGATCCTATTCATGTGCTAAAGATCTTTCAAAAAGAGATTGTTACTGGGAGACCATTAGAACTAACAGAAGAGACATCATCTACGGGCATTTATGGTGAAACCAATTTCATTTTGGTAGACAGAGGCGATCTACTGAAAACAGCAATTGAGGAAATAAGGGCAATAAGCGACATGAGGAAATGCCTTGAAGTTCAGTTCTATGGAGAG TGTGCTGCTGATTTTGGAGGTCCAAGAAAGGAATTCTTCTCTCTTGTCCTGCAGTGCATTAAGGAAGAATACTTCGAGCCAGTGAGAGAGTGGTCAGATGACTATGAAGCTGTTGGCAGAATATTgg CTCTGAGCACTCTTCAAAACGGAAGATTACCTAGAATTATGTCAGCAGAGCTAGTGGAGAAAGTATTCAATCAAGTGCTGCCTGTAGACAAGTACATCCAGGACCTAAGAAAAGGTCTTGACAGTCTTGGTCTTGTTCAG CTTGTTCAAGAACTGCCAGCTGTTATTCACCTGTTCACACCTCAACAGTCGAATCCTTTAACGTTGAAGATGTTGACACACCTATTGAAGCCACAGTTTAGTGCTGAAGGGTCAAACAGAAGACAGAGAGAGAATTCCACATACACGTTGTTCATCAAATACATGCGTGAAGCTGCAA GTGGAAGAAGAGGTGCTGTAAATCTTGGGAGCATATTAAGGTTTGCCACTGGTACAGAGGAGGAACCTGCCTTGGGCTTTGCTCTTCAGCCTTCCATTCAATTTATGGAAAGTGCTAATTTCCTGCCCACTGCAAATACCTGCATAAACAGAATGAATTTATCATTGCCAGATGAAAGTAATCCACTACCACTGCAAGAGGAACTGTTCAATTTGTTCGATCTAGCATTTTGTAACACATTCTTTGGTTTAGAATAA